A window of Rubricoccus marinus contains these coding sequences:
- a CDS encoding zinc-dependent alcohol dehydrogenase family protein has product WVGHDPGIALPHVPGHELAGTVEAVGKDVTRWRVGDRVTVPFVGGCGVCPQCFSGNQQVCDDQFQPGFTHWGSFAEYVSIHRADLNLVRLPDSMDFAPAASLGCRFVTAFRAVVDQGRVRAGEWVAVHGCGGVGLSAVMIARASGANVVAVDISDAALEMARSIGAVATVNAAAVPDVVEAVREVTGGGAHLSLDALGHPTTCVNSIRCLQKRGRHVQVGLLLAEHRTPAIPMDRVLADELEILGSHGMQAHRYGAMFSMIASGALTPEALIGRTISLEQSIDALMRMDDFGARGVTVVTEF; this is encoded by the coding sequence TGGGTGGGGCACGATCCGGGCATCGCGCTGCCGCACGTGCCGGGGCATGAGTTGGCGGGGACCGTGGAGGCGGTGGGCAAAGACGTGACGCGGTGGCGAGTCGGCGACCGCGTGACGGTCCCGTTCGTGGGCGGGTGCGGCGTGTGCCCGCAGTGTTTTTCCGGCAACCAGCAGGTGTGCGACGACCAGTTCCAGCCGGGCTTCACGCACTGGGGCTCGTTCGCGGAATACGTGTCCATCCACCGGGCCGACCTCAACCTCGTGCGGCTCCCCGACTCTATGGACTTCGCGCCAGCGGCGAGTCTGGGATGCCGGTTCGTGACGGCGTTCCGCGCCGTCGTGGACCAGGGCCGGGTGCGCGCGGGCGAGTGGGTGGCGGTGCACGGCTGCGGCGGCGTGGGCCTCTCGGCGGTGATGATCGCGCGGGCCTCTGGCGCGAACGTGGTGGCGGTGGACATCTCGGACGCGGCGCTGGAGATGGCCCGGTCGATTGGCGCGGTGGCGACGGTGAACGCGGCGGCGGTCCCGGACGTGGTGGAGGCCGTGCGCGAGGTCACGGGCGGGGGCGCGCACCTGTCTCTGGACGCGCTCGGGCACCCCACGACGTGCGTGAACTCGATCCGCTGCCTCCAGAAACGCGGGCGGCACGTCCAGGTGGGGCTCCTGCTGGCCGAGCACCGCACGCCGGCCATCCCGATGGACCGGGTCCTCGCGGACGAGTTGGAGATCCTCGGCAGCCACGGCATGCAGGCCCACCGCTACGGCGCGATGTTCTCCATGATCGCCTCTGGCGCGCTGACGCCAGAGGCCCTCATCGGCCGGACGATCTCGCTGGAGCAGTCCATCGACGCGCTGATGCGCATGGACGACTTCGGCGCCAGAGGCGTGACCGTGGTGACGGAGTTCTGA
- the ligA gene encoding NAD-dependent DNA ligase LigA — protein MALASRALDLLARIDAGASSEASGDAAPAPEALVDELREVIRGLGRAYYTEGESPVGDTQYDRLFRALQELEAAHPELASGDSPTHRVGGTPLEAFEKVRHPVALLSLGNAFNADELREWYERILKSLADVTDEGVRPALVAELKIDGLALALTYENGRLVRAATRGDGTVGEDVTRNVRTIRQVPLALAGEPPEAVEIRGEAYMKRSTFEELNADLVARGEKPIANPRNGAAGSLRQLDSAITAQRRLSFWAYGVGPTSAPLAATQTETMEWVQGLGLPVPDTRATFGGDDPIAEVAAFCEAWADQRDSLDYEIDGVVVKVDRLDFQAALGFVSNAPRWAIAYKFPAREATTRLLDIEHNVGRTGAIKPLAILEPVGVGGVTVGRATLHNEDYIAERDIRIGDLVVVKRAGDVIPQVVKPLAEARTGEEKPHVMPTVCPSCGSELERLEDDAEWRCVSATCPAQLQRLVEHFVARGAMDIDGMGKKSAHFLVETGLVQSLPDLYRLDQRRDELIALEGFQEKKADRLLAGLEASKSRPLARLLFGLGIRFVGQTVAETLVGAVEDMDALAAATPEALEAVFGIGPETAQSVVEWFAHEDNRQTVADLAALGVNTTRLPEEAPAEGSALLDGRTFVITGTLPSMSRADAKARIVAAGGKVTGSVSKKTDFLLAGEAAGSKLDKAQELGVRVLDEPSLLALLAGDLPLDLPEESEPETATTTPEATADAEAEPLANAETPMPPSSGEGQGSLF, from the coding sequence ATGGCGCTGGCATCGCGCGCCCTCGACCTCCTCGCACGGATCGACGCCGGGGCCTCCTCGGAGGCCTCTGGCGACGCGGCTCCCGCGCCAGAGGCGCTCGTGGACGAACTCCGCGAGGTGATCCGCGGCCTCGGCCGGGCGTACTACACCGAGGGCGAAAGCCCCGTCGGCGACACGCAGTACGACCGGCTGTTCCGAGCGCTGCAAGAACTCGAAGCCGCGCACCCGGAGCTGGCCTCTGGCGACAGCCCAACGCACCGCGTGGGGGGCACGCCGCTGGAGGCGTTTGAAAAGGTGCGGCACCCCGTCGCGCTGCTCAGCCTCGGCAACGCGTTCAACGCCGACGAACTCCGCGAGTGGTACGAGCGCATCCTCAAGAGCCTCGCCGACGTGACCGACGAGGGCGTGCGGCCCGCGCTTGTCGCCGAGCTCAAAATCGACGGGCTCGCGCTCGCGCTGACGTACGAGAACGGTCGGCTTGTCCGCGCCGCCACGCGCGGGGACGGGACCGTGGGTGAGGACGTGACGCGCAACGTGCGCACGATCCGGCAGGTCCCTCTGGCGTTGGCCGGGGAGCCGCCAGAGGCCGTCGAGATCCGCGGCGAGGCGTACATGAAGCGGAGCACCTTCGAGGAGCTCAACGCGGACTTGGTCGCCAGAGGCGAGAAGCCGATCGCGAACCCGCGGAACGGTGCCGCGGGCAGCCTGCGGCAGCTGGATAGCGCCATCACGGCGCAGCGCCGGCTTTCGTTCTGGGCCTACGGCGTCGGGCCGACAAGCGCGCCTCTGGCGGCGACGCAGACCGAGACGATGGAGTGGGTGCAGGGCCTCGGCCTGCCCGTCCCGGACACGCGCGCGACGTTTGGCGGCGACGACCCCATCGCCGAGGTCGCCGCATTCTGCGAAGCGTGGGCGGACCAGCGCGACAGCCTGGACTACGAGATCGACGGCGTCGTGGTGAAGGTGGACCGGCTGGACTTCCAGGCCGCGCTCGGCTTCGTGAGCAACGCGCCGCGCTGGGCTATCGCCTACAAATTCCCGGCGCGAGAGGCCACGACGCGGCTGCTGGACATCGAGCACAACGTGGGCCGCACGGGCGCGATCAAGCCCCTGGCGATCCTGGAGCCGGTCGGCGTAGGCGGCGTGACCGTGGGCCGCGCGACGCTTCACAACGAGGACTACATCGCCGAGCGCGACATCCGCATCGGCGATCTCGTGGTCGTCAAGCGCGCCGGCGACGTGATCCCTCAAGTCGTCAAGCCTCTGGCGGAGGCCCGAACGGGGGAGGAGAAGCCCCACGTCATGCCGACGGTCTGCCCCTCGTGCGGCAGCGAATTGGAGCGCCTGGAGGACGACGCCGAGTGGCGCTGCGTAAGCGCTACCTGCCCCGCTCAGTTGCAGCGGCTCGTGGAGCACTTCGTCGCCAGAGGCGCGATGGACATCGACGGGATGGGTAAAAAGAGCGCGCACTTCCTGGTGGAAACCGGGCTTGTGCAGTCGCTCCCGGACCTCTACCGCCTGGACCAGAGGCGCGACGAACTGATCGCCCTGGAGGGCTTCCAGGAGAAGAAAGCCGACCGGCTCTTGGCGGGCCTCGAAGCCAGCAAATCCCGGCCTCTGGCGCGGCTCCTCTTCGGGCTCGGCATCCGGTTCGTGGGGCAGACGGTCGCCGAAACACTGGTCGGCGCCGTGGAGGACATGGACGCGCTCGCGGCAGCGACGCCAGAGGCGTTGGAGGCCGTTTTCGGCATCGGGCCCGAAACGGCGCAGAGCGTCGTGGAGTGGTTCGCGCACGAGGACAACCGGCAGACGGTCGCGGACCTCGCCGCGCTCGGCGTCAACACCACGCGGCTCCCCGAGGAGGCGCCGGCCGAAGGCTCGGCGCTGCTCGACGGCCGCACGTTCGTCATCACCGGCACGCTGCCCTCCATGTCGCGCGCCGATGCCAAGGCGCGGATCGTGGCGGCCGGCGGCAAGGTGACCGGCAGCGTGAGCAAGAAGACCGATTTCCTGCTCGCAGGCGAAGCCGCGGGGTCCAAGCTGGACAAGGCGCAAGAGCTCGGCGTTCGCGTACTGGACGAGCCCTCCCTTCTCGCCCTTCTCGCGGGTGACCTGCCTCTGGATCTTCCCGAAGAGAGCGAGCCGGAAACCGCGACGACGACGCCAGAGGCCACCGCAGATGCAGAGGCGGAGCCTCTAGCGAACGCCGAGACACCGATGCCGCCGTCCTCTGGCGAGGGGCAGGGCTCGCTGTTCTAA
- a CDS encoding DMT family transporter, with amino-acid sequence MSDSPAVSRSPGWLAEAGLLFVVLVWGLNFAVIKVPLEVMGPFTVNLFRFAVALVTLGVLHAWDARKRHEPFWQALRTAPLAVVGLGLLAHVVYQTGFILGIDRLTAGMGALLMSTAPLWTALVAHASGVDRLRGAGWVGVGLGLLGAAFVVLGRDQDGEIAGTGLGIVLLLAGAFAWGLSTVLSKPVLARGISPIGLAFFGLLAAFPVLTAMGASGVATADWPRIGWEVWAALVFSGGLSIGAAYAIWNLAVRQIGPSRTALFSNLVPFAGVGAGALLLGESIVPLQVAGGVLVIAGLVVVRRS; translated from the coding sequence GTGTCCGACTCCCCCGCTGTCTCGCGCTCTCCCGGCTGGTTGGCCGAGGCGGGGCTGCTGTTCGTGGTGCTCGTTTGGGGCCTGAACTTCGCCGTGATCAAAGTACCACTGGAGGTGATGGGGCCCTTCACGGTGAACCTCTTTCGGTTTGCCGTCGCGCTCGTCACGCTCGGCGTGCTACACGCGTGGGACGCGCGCAAGAGGCACGAGCCGTTCTGGCAGGCGCTCCGCACGGCGCCTCTAGCGGTAGTCGGCCTGGGGCTCCTGGCGCACGTGGTGTACCAGACGGGCTTCATCCTCGGCATCGACCGGCTGACGGCGGGGATGGGCGCGCTTCTCATGTCCACGGCGCCCCTGTGGACGGCGCTCGTCGCGCACGCCTCTGGCGTGGACCGCCTGCGCGGGGCGGGGTGGGTCGGCGTGGGGCTCGGGCTGTTGGGAGCGGCGTTTGTCGTCCTCGGGCGCGATCAGGACGGCGAGATCGCCGGGACCGGCCTGGGCATCGTGCTCCTCCTGGCGGGAGCGTTCGCCTGGGGCTTGTCGACGGTTCTGTCCAAGCCGGTTCTCGCCAGAGGCATCTCCCCTATCGGCCTCGCGTTTTTCGGGCTCCTGGCGGCGTTCCCCGTCTTGACCGCGATGGGCGCCTCTGGCGTGGCGACGGCGGACTGGCCGCGCATCGGATGGGAGGTGTGGGCGGCGCTCGTGTTCTCGGGTGGGCTCTCCATCGGGGCGGCGTACGCGATCTGGAACCTGGCGGTCCGGCAGATCGGGCCGAGCAGGACGGCGCTGTTCTCCAACCTCGTGCCGTTTGCGGGCGTAGGCGCGGGCGCGTTGCTCCTGGGCGAGAGCATCGTGCCGCTCCAGGTGGCGGGCGGCGTGTTGGTGATCGCGGGGCTGGTCGTCGTGCGGAGGTCCTAA
- a CDS encoding type II toxin-antitoxin system RelE/ParE family toxin: MANVRWSHEAIDDLHAIGAYFERTSPQYARSIVARLYSAPEALAEHPHLGRSLPETEIEHVRELVRDGYRIVYLVSEGEVEVLAVLHGRQDLRQRLRRET; the protein is encoded by the coding sequence GTGGCTAACGTCCGCTGGTCACACGAGGCGATCGACGATTTGCACGCGATTGGTGCGTACTTCGAGCGGACCTCACCGCAGTACGCTCGCTCCATCGTCGCGCGTCTCTATTCCGCGCCAGAGGCTCTGGCGGAGCATCCGCACCTCGGGCGGTCATTGCCGGAGACGGAGATCGAGCACGTCCGCGAGTTGGTCCGGGATGGCTACCGGATCGTGTACCTCGTCTCAGAGGGTGAGGTCGAAGTGCTCGCTGTTCTGCACGGGCGACAGGATTTGCGCCAGAGGCTGAGACGCGAGACATGA
- a CDS encoding AAA family ATPase — protein PRTPYPDRVTPVRLRLRNFLSYGEDVPELDLEGIHVACLSGGNGQGKSALLDAITWALWGEARKSADSRKPDDDLLRVGQREMEVELTFDLAQQRYRVRRSYTKTASGKSSKPGLEVQAQIAGTDEWRPLTEASIRETQKTLDRRLGVDYETFVNSTFLLQGRSDEFTRKKPTERKQILGRILDLGRYDRLHERAGRRYSEARETVKKLEAEAERLTAALEHEDDCKTEASGVETEVATRGEAVETARKEERDARGLVDGLERREADAARVRATLADLDARIARIEKEQAELGTRIEAAQALVDRGPQIEAAHARYEALRAERASLDEKSTLYHAVRAQLKDAQHDLDRARRDLEADVASGEKGLRADRERLESDRQRLGELERVEAELARATKAEESAARGLKLKEQRDGRQRRLAELQKRLDGERQTLSAHLTQTRKQIQEAEAALTGEEALRARVTHLASGAEKHAALAQQMQDVRTEGETLTEGISKLEAQQESLNRERAALEAKRQKVLDVAEAICPTCSTRLTDEHRAQVVAEIDADLAALDARQRPLAAKLSELGEQRQRLRARFVALKGEAEPLANAGADLARAEENLKTADQQRQRLGSLREDESRLDRLLAGAAFLPEVHAEAAELERVLETESFDDAAFERVRAEAAVRPRIAEERRKLLGIAERVEAETSRLQAAERDLNAKREALASGATLAPIRQRISVQQKQLDSIGFDAERFEAVQREMKGVEDAPALLARLAEATRSLRVDGERLAGLAEDHQKASGDKATQAESLAQIQAGLADRDALRQRLSDAERQRRESEAALAEAQTRLGALRERLARADRDRKALTSTRRDLREAKKQSALYYQLRVAFGKNGIPSLIIEETLPEIENRANDILERLARTRTRVALETLKDKKTGGGTKETLDIRITDDSGVSRPYETFSGGEAFRVNFALRIALSQMLAERAGTQVRTLVVDEGFGTQDKEGIAALVEAIRAIQDDFDTILVVTHLDEMKDAFPIRIEVTKRPVEGSTFEIVGV, from the coding sequence ACCCCGTACCCCGTACCCCGACCGCGTGACCCCCGTCCGACTCCGACTCCGCAACTTCCTCAGCTACGGCGAAGACGTGCCCGAACTCGACCTGGAGGGCATCCACGTGGCCTGCCTCTCGGGCGGCAACGGGCAGGGCAAGAGTGCGCTCCTGGACGCGATCACGTGGGCGCTCTGGGGCGAGGCGCGGAAGTCCGCCGACAGCCGGAAGCCCGACGACGACCTCCTGCGCGTGGGGCAACGCGAGATGGAAGTCGAGTTGACGTTCGACCTCGCCCAGCAACGCTACCGCGTGCGACGCTCTTACACCAAGACCGCCAGCGGCAAAAGCTCCAAGCCGGGTCTGGAGGTGCAGGCGCAGATCGCCGGGACCGACGAGTGGCGTCCCCTCACGGAGGCGAGCATCCGCGAGACGCAGAAAACGCTCGACAGGCGCCTCGGCGTGGACTACGAGACGTTCGTCAACTCCACGTTCCTGCTCCAGGGCCGGTCCGACGAGTTCACGCGCAAGAAGCCAACCGAGCGGAAGCAGATCCTCGGGCGGATCCTCGACCTCGGGCGGTACGACAGGCTCCACGAGCGCGCCGGCCGCCGCTACTCCGAGGCTCGCGAGACGGTCAAAAAGCTCGAAGCCGAAGCCGAGCGGCTGACCGCCGCGCTGGAGCACGAGGACGACTGTAAAACCGAGGCCTCTGGCGTGGAGACGGAGGTCGCCACGCGGGGCGAGGCGGTGGAGACGGCGCGGAAAGAGGAGCGCGACGCCAGAGGCCTGGTGGACGGCTTGGAGCGCCGCGAGGCGGACGCCGCACGCGTGCGCGCGACGCTCGCGGATCTGGACGCGAGAATCGCGCGGATCGAGAAGGAGCAGGCGGAACTGGGGACGCGCATCGAGGCGGCGCAGGCGCTCGTGGACAGAGGACCGCAGATCGAGGCGGCGCACGCGCGCTACGAGGCGCTGCGGGCCGAGCGCGCATCGCTGGACGAGAAGTCCACGCTCTACCACGCCGTCCGCGCCCAACTCAAGGACGCGCAGCACGACCTGGACCGCGCCCGGCGCGACCTGGAAGCCGACGTGGCCTCTGGCGAGAAAGGGCTCCGGGCGGACCGCGAGCGGCTGGAATCCGACCGCCAGAGGCTGGGCGAGTTGGAGCGCGTCGAAGCCGAGCTGGCCCGTGCGACGAAGGCGGAGGAATCGGCCGCCAGAGGCCTCAAGCTGAAGGAGCAGCGCGACGGACGCCAGAGGCGGCTCGCGGAGCTCCAGAAGCGGCTGGACGGCGAGCGCCAGACGCTGAGCGCGCACCTGACGCAAACGCGCAAGCAGATCCAGGAGGCCGAGGCAGCACTGACGGGGGAGGAGGCGCTGCGCGCCCGCGTGACGCACCTCGCCTCTGGCGCCGAGAAGCACGCCGCGCTCGCGCAGCAGATGCAGGACGTGCGGACTGAGGGGGAGACGCTGACGGAAGGGATCAGCAAGCTGGAGGCCCAGCAGGAATCCCTCAACCGTGAGCGCGCCGCGCTGGAAGCCAAGCGCCAGAAGGTCCTGGATGTGGCTGAGGCGATCTGCCCGACGTGCAGCACGCGCCTCACCGACGAGCACCGCGCGCAGGTCGTGGCCGAGATCGACGCCGACCTGGCCGCGCTGGACGCACGCCAGAGGCCTCTGGCGGCGAAGCTGAGCGAATTGGGCGAGCAGCGCCAGCGGCTCCGCGCCCGGTTCGTAGCTCTGAAAGGGGAGGCCGAGCCTCTGGCGAACGCGGGCGCCGATCTCGCGCGAGCGGAGGAGAACCTGAAAACGGCCGACCAGCAGCGCCAGAGGCTGGGATCGCTGCGCGAGGACGAATCGCGCCTGGACAGGCTTCTGGCGGGTGCGGCGTTCTTACCGGAGGTCCACGCCGAGGCGGCCGAGCTTGAGCGCGTGCTGGAAACGGAGTCGTTCGACGACGCGGCGTTTGAGCGCGTCCGGGCCGAGGCGGCCGTGCGGCCCCGCATCGCGGAAGAGCGGCGCAAGCTCTTGGGCATCGCGGAGAGGGTGGAGGCCGAGACCTCGCGCCTCCAGGCCGCCGAGCGCGACCTGAACGCCAAACGCGAGGCCCTGGCCTCTGGCGCCACGCTCGCGCCCATCCGCCAGAGGATCAGCGTGCAGCAGAAACAACTCGACTCCATCGGGTTCGACGCCGAGCGGTTCGAGGCGGTGCAGCGCGAGATGAAGGGCGTGGAGGACGCGCCCGCACTTCTCGCCCGTTTGGCCGAGGCCACGCGCTCGCTCCGCGTGGACGGCGAACGCCTCGCCGGTCTCGCCGAGGACCACCAGAAGGCCTCTGGCGATAAGGCAACTCAGGCCGAGTCCCTCGCGCAGATTCAGGCCGGGCTGGCTGACCGCGACGCGCTCCGCCAGAGGCTGTCCGACGCCGAGCGCCAGAGGCGAGAGTCCGAAGCGGCGCTCGCGGAGGCACAGACGCGGCTGGGCGCCCTGCGCGAACGCCTCGCTCGTGCCGACCGCGACCGCAAGGCGCTCACTTCGACGCGCCGCGACCTCCGCGAGGCCAAAAAGCAGAGCGCGCTCTACTACCAGCTCCGCGTCGCCTTCGGCAAGAACGGCATCCCGAGCCTCATCATCGAGGAGACGCTGCCGGAGATCGAGAACCGCGCCAACGACATTCTGGAGCGGCTCGCCCGGACGCGCACGCGCGTCGCGCTCGAAACGCTCAAGGACAAAAAGACCGGCGGCGGCACGAAGGAGACGCTGGACATCCGCATCACGGACGACTCGGGCGTCTCGCGGCCCTACGAGACGTTCTCGGGCGGCGAGGCCTTCCGCGTCAACTTCGCGCTCCGCATCGCGCTCTCGCAGATGCTCGCCGAGCGGGCTGGGACGCAGGTCCGCACGCTCGTCGTGGACGAGGGCTTCGGGACGCAGGACAAGGAGGGGATCGCCGCGCTCGTGGAGGCCATCCGCGCCATCCAGGACGATTTCGACACGATCCTCGTCGTCACGCACCTGGACGAGATGAAGGACGCCTTCCCAATCCGCATCGAGGTCACGAAGCGGCCGGTGGAGGGCTCCACGTTCGAGATCGTGGGGGTGTAG
- a CDS encoding DUF5694 domain-containing protein, giving the protein MRTLLRLLALAFLALAVRGFAANAQTAPGAPEANPFAEATPNPGVWPACAAGQIEVMLLGTVHMANNNLDAQNTDVPDVRTPEIQAELDALVARLAPYAPSKVMIEWNWGAEQARADSAYAAYLASGGQTESREETDQVAFRLARSLGHDAVYPIDFARGNNWGEIRNYAASGGTITHTMNYADLVPERLKVDEDQIVRELTMIEYHAFLNDDAVLRNNHFGMFAGALGAGSDEAYPGPDLIAGWYGRNLNMVHHILRTVEPGDERVFVLVGAGHVRAMRHFLDEAPHFCPVSPLPYLQDDVASAQ; this is encoded by the coding sequence ATGCGCACCCTTCTCCGCCTTCTCGCCCTCGCCTTTCTCGCCCTCGCCGTCCGCGGCTTCGCGGCCAATGCGCAGACCGCACCCGGGGCGCCAGAGGCCAACCCCTTCGCCGAGGCCACGCCCAACCCGGGCGTCTGGCCCGCCTGCGCCGCCGGGCAGATCGAGGTCATGCTGCTGGGCACGGTCCACATGGCGAACAACAACCTGGACGCGCAGAACACCGACGTGCCCGACGTGCGGACGCCCGAGATCCAGGCCGAGCTCGACGCGCTCGTCGCCCGCCTCGCACCGTACGCGCCGAGCAAGGTCATGATCGAATGGAACTGGGGCGCGGAGCAGGCCCGCGCCGACTCCGCCTACGCCGCCTACCTGGCCTCTGGCGGGCAGACCGAGAGTCGCGAGGAGACGGATCAAGTCGCCTTCCGCCTCGCGCGGAGCCTGGGGCATGACGCCGTCTATCCCATCGATTTCGCCAGAGGCAACAATTGGGGCGAGATCCGGAACTACGCGGCCTCTGGCGGCACCATCACGCACACGATGAACTACGCCGATCTCGTCCCCGAACGGCTCAAAGTGGACGAGGACCAGATCGTACGCGAGCTCACCATGATCGAGTACCACGCGTTTCTGAATGACGACGCCGTCTTGCGCAACAACCACTTCGGAATGTTCGCCGGCGCGCTCGGTGCCGGCTCCGATGAGGCCTACCCCGGCCCGGACCTCATCGCGGGCTGGTACGGCCGCAACCTCAACATGGTGCATCACATCCTGAGAACGGTGGAGCCGGGAGACGAGCGCGTGTTCGTCCTCGTCGGCGCCGGGCACGTGCGCGCGATGCGGCACTTCCTGGACGAGGCGCCCCACTTCTGCCCCGTCAGCCCGCTGCCGTACCTGCAAGACGACGTCGCCTCCGCGCAGTAA
- a CDS encoding helix-turn-helix domain-containing protein: MSSSASPTFEADFRDLRDAKGLSLEDLHHETRIPVDVLRRFESGALLADESFSNVYLKAFVKSYAKALGVPQAQAVDAFEAARTGRYAGHLREDYTPPKAPPPPARPDADAPEASGVAPAPNPTRTEAPRAETPRAETPRAEPARSEPPAPRDPAPAVAALRTGGTAVPTDKAKVTTSPGAQRVQKPIVPSARRSFDKNWGTLGLLAFVLLAVCAAAVYFLVFRTDNDSDEAVVASGEATEAAQPDSTVAAGPTGPRLQVPITVTAEATDGGLQWFRVTQDDQERAPNWIDSGTSQTFTADSTLILWGEGNASDTAYDFNETTLILQGFRWRPATGSPVRITLQSGQALLDSLAAAGAPTSAPAPAPAETQ; encoded by the coding sequence GTGTCCAGTTCCGCGTCCCCCACCTTCGAGGCCGACTTCCGCGACCTCCGAGACGCCAAAGGCCTGTCGCTCGAAGACCTCCACCACGAAACGCGCATCCCGGTCGACGTGCTGCGCCGCTTCGAGTCCGGCGCGCTCCTCGCCGACGAGTCCTTTAGCAACGTCTACCTCAAGGCGTTCGTCAAGAGCTACGCCAAAGCGCTCGGCGTGCCCCAAGCCCAGGCCGTCGACGCGTTCGAGGCCGCGCGTACCGGCCGCTACGCCGGCCACCTCCGCGAGGACTACACGCCACCCAAGGCCCCGCCGCCGCCCGCGCGCCCGGACGCCGACGCGCCAGAGGCCTCTGGCGTAGCCCCCGCGCCGAACCCCACGCGCACGGAGGCGCCTCGCGCCGAGACGCCTCGCGCCGAGACGCCTCGCGCCGAGCCCGCGCGGAGCGAGCCGCCGGCCCCTCGCGACCCCGCGCCTGCCGTTGCGGCCCTGCGGACGGGCGGGACGGCCGTTCCCACGGACAAGGCGAAGGTCACCACCTCGCCGGGCGCGCAGCGCGTTCAGAAGCCCATCGTGCCCTCGGCCCGGCGTTCGTTCGACAAGAACTGGGGCACGCTTGGACTGCTCGCGTTCGTGCTCCTGGCCGTCTGCGCGGCCGCCGTCTACTTCCTCGTCTTCCGCACCGATAACGACTCCGACGAAGCCGTTGTGGCCTCTGGCGAGGCGACCGAAGCCGCGCAGCCAGACTCCACGGTCGCCGCAGGCCCGACGGGTCCGCGCCTTCAGGTGCCCATCACCGTTACCGCCGAGGCCACCGACGGCGGCCTCCAGTGGTTCCGCGTCACCCAGGACGACCAGGAGCGCGCCCCCAACTGGATCGACAGCGGTACCAGCCAGACGTTTACCGCCGACTCCACGCTCATCCTCTGGGGCGAGGGAAACGCGTCGGACACCGCGTACGACTTCAACGAGACGACGCTGATCCTCCAGGGCTTCCGCTGGCGCCCCGCCACGGGCTCGCCCGTGCGGATCACGCTCCAGAGCGGCCAGGCGCTTCTCGATTCCCTCGCCGCTGCGGGCGCGCCGACCTCTGCTCCTGCGCCCGCTCCCGCCGAGACCCAGTAG
- a CDS encoding DUF6624 domain-containing protein has product MLRLSTVLLLALVASGCARTPAFEAPTPEAAATRAALLDLRERDQEPRNRYVALLKRYDYAPPEDLREPLAREILHGDSLNQIALDALVDARGWPLMSEVGWRGASAAYLVVQHAPLAFQLRYLPKIEAAVEAGESEPEWLAELTDRVLVRQDLPQRYGSQIHTAETGARTFYPIEDIENVDARRAAVGLGPLADYARSMDVAMPGEAR; this is encoded by the coding sequence ATGCTCCGTCTCTCGACCGTCCTCCTCCTCGCCCTCGTCGCCAGCGGCTGCGCCCGCACGCCCGCTTTCGAGGCGCCCACACCCGAAGCCGCAGCCACGCGCGCCGCGCTTCTCGACCTCCGCGAGCGCGACCAAGAACCGCGCAATCGCTACGTCGCCCTGCTCAAGCGCTACGACTACGCGCCACCCGAAGACCTTCGCGAACCGCTGGCGCGCGAGATCCTGCACGGTGACTCGCTCAACCAGATCGCGCTGGACGCGCTTGTGGACGCCAGAGGCTGGCCGCTCATGAGCGAGGTCGGCTGGCGCGGGGCGAGCGCGGCGTACCTCGTGGTGCAGCACGCGCCGCTGGCGTTCCAACTTCGCTACCTGCCGAAGATCGAGGCGGCGGTGGAGGCGGGCGAGTCCGAGCCCGAGTGGCTGGCCGAACTGACCGACCGCGTGCTCGTGCGGCAGGATTTGCCGCAGCGCTACGGCTCGCAGATCCACACCGCCGAGACCGGCGCGCGCACGTTCTACCCCATCGAGGACATCGAGAACGTGGACGCCCGCCGCGCCGCGGTCGGGCTGGGGCCTCTGGCGGACTACGCGCGCTCGATGGATGTCGCGATGCCCGGCGAGGCGCGCTAA
- a CDS encoding MerR family transcriptional regulator produces the protein MTSGIRKLYYSIREVAEETGLEPHVLRYWESQFDMLKPKKNRAGNRNYTQRDLDLVVRIRDLTKRDKYTIEGARQVLEREERGGGTPAAARRDLQELRDFLVDLRDSLPEGDA, from the coding sequence ATGACGTCAGGCATCCGCAAGCTCTACTACTCCATCCGCGAGGTCGCGGAGGAAACCGGCCTCGAACCGCACGTGCTTCGCTACTGGGAGTCGCAGTTCGACATGCTCAAGCCCAAGAAGAACCGCGCGGGCAACCGGAACTACACCCAGCGCGACCTCGACCTGGTGGTGCGCATCCGCGATCTCACCAAGCGCGACAAGTACACCATCGAGGGCGCCCGCCAGGTGCTGGAGCGCGAGGAGCGCGGCGGCGGCACGCCTGCCGCGGCCCGACGAGACCTCCAGGAACTCCGCGATTTCCTCGTCGACCTGCGCGACTCGCTCCCCGAGGGCGATGCGTAG